The following coding sequences lie in one Aricia agestis chromosome 10, ilAriAges1.1, whole genome shotgun sequence genomic window:
- the LOC121730962 gene encoding uncharacterized protein LOC121730962 isoform X3: METHHYWEENGHTVKYDNYNSNDGFGRPGEVHYAPPSEDEAEYPQGAYLKKGKVSRQDPMSHRIIEKRRRDRMNNCLADLSRLIPPEYLKKGRGRVEKTEIIEMAIRHIKFLQDRVNAAEGQAPEPYRVGYQEAVGEAVRFLVEVQGFGPADGLCVQMAAHLQRHSNGSVPREKIRSHIGGSSSETASSSSSSHGYVMKGVIQRPEPPPFSEPYEPEHPADMYQMECDRMPVPLLPVDLPADEPLPLDRHKRDLRKVRKPDHDDYLHSYKFKNSIERRFSRSQDSEAAENGTRGPRAFTKRRRANKPVPASTSASTSGSTEDARDTSPQDTSSESPHHHQYEKPLPTAQQLVPVFALNAIGKYYVPLCVERACLSRNGAWEGTGAAPLHPVTIHVNFTPCGACVKREPDWRPG, from the exons ctACAACTCAAACGATGGTTTCGGGCGACCAGGGGAGGTGCACTACGCGCCGCCATCAGAGGACGAGGCGGAGTACCCGCAGGGCGCCTACCTCAAGAAGGGCAAGGTCTCGAGG CAAGACCCGATGTCGCATCGGATTATCGAGAAGCGGCGGCGAGATCGGATGAACAACTGTCTGGCGGATCTGTCCCGTCTCATACCGCCAGAGTACTTGAAGAAAGGCAGGGGAAGGGTTGAGAAGACTGAAATTATAGAAATGGCTATTCGCCATATAAAGTTCTTACAGGATAGAGTTAATG CTGCTGAGGGCCAGGCGCCGGAGCCCTATAGGGTGGGGTATCAGGAGGCGGTCGGCGAGGCGGTGAGATTCCTGGTGGAAGTTCAGGGGTTCGGCCCCGCTGACGGCTTGTGCGTGCAGATGGCGGCGCATCTACAACGACACT CAAACGGAAGCGTTCCCCGGGAGAAGATCAGGTCCCACATCGGCGGTTCCTCGTCGGAGACGGCGAGCTCGTCCAGCAGCTCGCACGGCTACGTGATGAAGGGCGTGATCCAGCGGCCGGAGCCCCCGCCCTTCTCGGAGCCCTACGAGCCTGAACACCCCGCGGACATGTACCAGATGGAGTGTGATAGAA TGCCAGTCCCGCTGTTGCCAGTGGACTTGCCGGCGGACGAGCCCCTACCTCTCGACAGGCATAAGCGCGACTTACGCAAAGTGCGCAAGCCCGACCACGATGACTACTTACACTCCTACAAGTTTAAGAATTCCATAGAGCGACGGTTTTCAAGGTCGCAAGATTCGGAG GCAGCTGAGAATGGTACGCGTGGTCCTCGCGCGTTCACGAAGCGGCGGCGTGCGAATAAACCCGTACCGGCGTCGACGTCGGCATCCACTTCCGGTTCCACGGAGGACGCTAGAGACACTTCGCCACAG GACACGTCGAGCGAGTCGCCGCACCACCACCAGTATGAGAAGCCGCTGCCTACGGCGCAGCAGTTGGTACCAGTTTTCGCGTTGAATGCGATAG GTAAATACTACGTGCCGCTATGTGTGGAGCGCGCGTGTTTATCGCGGAACGGCGCGTGGGAGGGCACGGGCGCGGCGCCCCTTCACCCCGTCACCATCCACGTCAACTTCACACCGTGCGGCGCTTGCGTCAAGCGCGAGCCGGATTGGCGCCCCGGATAA
- the LOC121730962 gene encoding uncharacterized protein LOC121730962 isoform X1, whose translation METHHYWEENGHTVKYDNYNSNDGFGRPGEVHYAPPSEDEAEYPQGAYLKKGKVSRQDPMSHRIIEKRRRDRMNNCLADLSRLIPPEYLKKGRGRVEKTEIIEMAIRHIKFLQDRVNAAEGQAPEPYRVGYQEAVGEAVRFLVEVQGFGPADGLCVQMAAHLQRHCEIVTKANGSVPREKIRSHIGGSSSETASSSSSSHGYVMKGVIQRPEPPPFSEPYEPEHPADMYQMECDRMPVPLLPVDLPADEPLPLDRHKRDLRKVRKPDHDDYLHSYKFKNSIERRFSRSQDSEAAENGTRGPRAFTKRRRANKPVPASTSASTSGSTEDARDTSPQDTSSESPHHHQYEKPLPTAQQLVPVFALNAIGKYYVPLCVERACLSRNGAWEGTGAAPLHPVTIHVNFTPCGACVKREPDWRPG comes from the exons ctACAACTCAAACGATGGTTTCGGGCGACCAGGGGAGGTGCACTACGCGCCGCCATCAGAGGACGAGGCGGAGTACCCGCAGGGCGCCTACCTCAAGAAGGGCAAGGTCTCGAGG CAAGACCCGATGTCGCATCGGATTATCGAGAAGCGGCGGCGAGATCGGATGAACAACTGTCTGGCGGATCTGTCCCGTCTCATACCGCCAGAGTACTTGAAGAAAGGCAGGGGAAGGGTTGAGAAGACTGAAATTATAGAAATGGCTATTCGCCATATAAAGTTCTTACAGGATAGAGTTAATG CTGCTGAGGGCCAGGCGCCGGAGCCCTATAGGGTGGGGTATCAGGAGGCGGTCGGCGAGGCGGTGAGATTCCTGGTGGAAGTTCAGGGGTTCGGCCCCGCTGACGGCTTGTGCGTGCAGATGGCGGCGCATCTACAACGACACTGTGAGATTGTTACTAAAG CAAACGGAAGCGTTCCCCGGGAGAAGATCAGGTCCCACATCGGCGGTTCCTCGTCGGAGACGGCGAGCTCGTCCAGCAGCTCGCACGGCTACGTGATGAAGGGCGTGATCCAGCGGCCGGAGCCCCCGCCCTTCTCGGAGCCCTACGAGCCTGAACACCCCGCGGACATGTACCAGATGGAGTGTGATAGAA TGCCAGTCCCGCTGTTGCCAGTGGACTTGCCGGCGGACGAGCCCCTACCTCTCGACAGGCATAAGCGCGACTTACGCAAAGTGCGCAAGCCCGACCACGATGACTACTTACACTCCTACAAGTTTAAGAATTCCATAGAGCGACGGTTTTCAAGGTCGCAAGATTCGGAG GCAGCTGAGAATGGTACGCGTGGTCCTCGCGCGTTCACGAAGCGGCGGCGTGCGAATAAACCCGTACCGGCGTCGACGTCGGCATCCACTTCCGGTTCCACGGAGGACGCTAGAGACACTTCGCCACAG GACACGTCGAGCGAGTCGCCGCACCACCACCAGTATGAGAAGCCGCTGCCTACGGCGCAGCAGTTGGTACCAGTTTTCGCGTTGAATGCGATAG GTAAATACTACGTGCCGCTATGTGTGGAGCGCGCGTGTTTATCGCGGAACGGCGCGTGGGAGGGCACGGGCGCGGCGCCCCTTCACCCCGTCACCATCCACGTCAACTTCACACCGTGCGGCGCTTGCGTCAAGCGCGAGCCGGATTGGCGCCCCGGATAA
- the LOC121730962 gene encoding uncharacterized protein LOC121730962 isoform X2, with the protein METHHYWEENGHTVKYDNYNSNDGFGRPGEVHYAPPSEDEAEYPQGAYLKKGKQDPMSHRIIEKRRRDRMNNCLADLSRLIPPEYLKKGRGRVEKTEIIEMAIRHIKFLQDRVNAAEGQAPEPYRVGYQEAVGEAVRFLVEVQGFGPADGLCVQMAAHLQRHCEIVTKANGSVPREKIRSHIGGSSSETASSSSSSHGYVMKGVIQRPEPPPFSEPYEPEHPADMYQMECDRMPVPLLPVDLPADEPLPLDRHKRDLRKVRKPDHDDYLHSYKFKNSIERRFSRSQDSEAAENGTRGPRAFTKRRRANKPVPASTSASTSGSTEDARDTSPQDTSSESPHHHQYEKPLPTAQQLVPVFALNAIGKYYVPLCVERACLSRNGAWEGTGAAPLHPVTIHVNFTPCGACVKREPDWRPG; encoded by the exons ctACAACTCAAACGATGGTTTCGGGCGACCAGGGGAGGTGCACTACGCGCCGCCATCAGAGGACGAGGCGGAGTACCCGCAGGGCGCCTACCTCAAGAAGGGCAAG CAAGACCCGATGTCGCATCGGATTATCGAGAAGCGGCGGCGAGATCGGATGAACAACTGTCTGGCGGATCTGTCCCGTCTCATACCGCCAGAGTACTTGAAGAAAGGCAGGGGAAGGGTTGAGAAGACTGAAATTATAGAAATGGCTATTCGCCATATAAAGTTCTTACAGGATAGAGTTAATG CTGCTGAGGGCCAGGCGCCGGAGCCCTATAGGGTGGGGTATCAGGAGGCGGTCGGCGAGGCGGTGAGATTCCTGGTGGAAGTTCAGGGGTTCGGCCCCGCTGACGGCTTGTGCGTGCAGATGGCGGCGCATCTACAACGACACTGTGAGATTGTTACTAAAG CAAACGGAAGCGTTCCCCGGGAGAAGATCAGGTCCCACATCGGCGGTTCCTCGTCGGAGACGGCGAGCTCGTCCAGCAGCTCGCACGGCTACGTGATGAAGGGCGTGATCCAGCGGCCGGAGCCCCCGCCCTTCTCGGAGCCCTACGAGCCTGAACACCCCGCGGACATGTACCAGATGGAGTGTGATAGAA TGCCAGTCCCGCTGTTGCCAGTGGACTTGCCGGCGGACGAGCCCCTACCTCTCGACAGGCATAAGCGCGACTTACGCAAAGTGCGCAAGCCCGACCACGATGACTACTTACACTCCTACAAGTTTAAGAATTCCATAGAGCGACGGTTTTCAAGGTCGCAAGATTCGGAG GCAGCTGAGAATGGTACGCGTGGTCCTCGCGCGTTCACGAAGCGGCGGCGTGCGAATAAACCCGTACCGGCGTCGACGTCGGCATCCACTTCCGGTTCCACGGAGGACGCTAGAGACACTTCGCCACAG GACACGTCGAGCGAGTCGCCGCACCACCACCAGTATGAGAAGCCGCTGCCTACGGCGCAGCAGTTGGTACCAGTTTTCGCGTTGAATGCGATAG GTAAATACTACGTGCCGCTATGTGTGGAGCGCGCGTGTTTATCGCGGAACGGCGCGTGGGAGGGCACGGGCGCGGCGCCCCTTCACCCCGTCACCATCCACGTCAACTTCACACCGTGCGGCGCTTGCGTCAAGCGCGAGCCGGATTGGCGCCCCGGATAA